In Bacteroidales bacterium, the genomic stretch AAGTAGAGACTCGGAGCATGCGTTCTTTTGTTGTTTATAATCACAAAGATACAAAATTTTGAAAGCAATTCACAACCTGACAACAACATCGCTAAAACCTAACTCGTTGTTTACAATCACAAAGATACAAAATTTTGAAAGCAATTCACAACGATAATAGTTTAACTTTATCGAATTGAAAGGTTGTTTACAATCACAAAGATACAAAATTTTGAAAGCAATTCACAACTTTTTTTAGAATTTCTTTGTACCATTTTTTGTTGTTTACAATCACAAAGATACAAAATTTTGAAAGCAATTCACAACGCGGAGCAAGAAATAATGCCAGTCTCGATTGTTGTTTACAATCACAAAGATACAAAATTTTGAAAGCAATTCACAACGTCTCTATTGATGACGTGGAAGACAAAAAAGTTGTTTACAATCACAAAGATACAAAATTTTGAAAGCAATTCACAACGCTCAATACATTTCATGAAAGTCCTGTAACGTTGTTTATAATCACAAAGATACAAAATTTTGAAAGCAATTCACAACCTTGGCACGGTTCGCAGGGTAGTTTTTAAAGTTGTTTATAATCACAAAGATACAAAATTTTGAAAGCAATTCACAACAGCACAGGATCTATTATATATTCGCCGCCAGTTGTTTATAATCACAAAGATACAAAATTTTGAAAGCAATTCACAACGCGTGAGTTAAAAGTAAAAAAGTTGAAAGTTAAAAGAAAAACTTAACGAGTTGTTTTTGCTTATTATTTTTTGCTTTTCTTTTCAATTAATTTTTGTGTTGCTTTTAGGTGTTCCAAATAGGCTTTTTCTACAGGCGATAGAGTTTTTGCTTGATATTTTTGATATTCAGCTTTTGCTTTATTTATTGCTTTTTCGTGGCTTATGGTTCCAGCATTTTGCAATATGTTTTCGCCTGAGGCTGAAAGCAAGTTGTCAAGCTGCGTAACATAATCGCTCATATACATTGGCTTTCGTTTCATTGCTTGTATTTCGGCGAAATCAAAATATCCGGAAACTAAATTGTTAAGTATTTTTAACTCTTCTTCGCTTAGGTAGTTTTTGGCAATAACAATATCTTTCATTGTAGGTTGTTCGCCGGAAAATACAGTTAATCCCATAAACGGTTTTTCACTGTCGGCACGATTGTAAATAATTTCAGAAGCTGTGTTTCCGTGCGTAGCGTAATGCAGTTTGTTTTGTACAATTTTAAAGAACTCAATAGATGTTTCTGATTTTGGGTCGTAATCAACGCTTGTGGCATATAGGTCAAGAACTTGCCTATACATCACTTTTTCAGAAGAACGGATGTCTCGTATACGGTTAAGCAATTCGTGCCAATAGTTGCCACCTCCAAGGTTTTTCAACCTTTCATCGTCCATTGTAAAGCCTTTAATAATGTACTCTTTTAGCCTTTCTGTAGCCCAAATTCTGAATTTTGTGGCTATGCGAGATTTTATACGATAACCTAAAGAGATAATCATATCAAGATTGTAGAAAGGCAATTCTCTGCTAACTTGTCTGTTCCCTTCGGTTTGAACTTGTCGGAATTTCCGACAGGTTGAACTTTCATCTAATTCTTGTTCTTCGTATATATGTTTTATGTGCTCAACTACGTTTGTTCTTGACGATTGATAAAGTTCTGCCATTTGTTGTTGCGTAAGCCAAACATTTTCATTTTCAAGACGAACTTCGATTTTTGCATTGCCGTCCTCAGTGTTGTAAACTATTATGTTGCCTTTGTCTTGGGTCATTATTTAAGAAATTATTTTGTAATATAAAAATGCTGTGCTGTTTACAATCACAAATATATAAAATATTGAAAGCAATTTACAATTTACATTTTTTGCCATGTTTTCTGATTGTTTTTGCCATTTCGCGTTTAAAATCACTGGCTGGCATTGCTTTTGACCATTCTTTTTCAAACTCGGGGTCGTTCATTTCTGCAATGGATTTTTGCTTTTTTACAGCTTTTACATTCAATCCTGCCTGCGGCAAAACCTGCATTAAATAATCCACTTCTTTGGTTCTGCCTTCAATAATTATTTTTTTCATAAATCATGTTTTAAATTATAAAGTAAAGTTGTTTATAATCACAAATATATAAAATATTGCAAGCAATTCAAATAGAATAAAATTTGTTCAAAAGAAAAATTATCTTTCAAAAAAGATATAAATTTTATTACCTTTGCATGAAAGTAATAATTTTAATTATTAATGACTGTTTTATGAGTAACGAAAAATTAAAAAAATCTGGATTTGCAACAAAAGCAATCCATGGCGGACATCAGCCAAATACATTCGGCGCTCTTTGTGCCCCAATTTATCAAACATCAACTTTCGCTTTTGAAACTGCCGAGCAAGGCGGGCGTAGATTTGCGTTGGAAGAAGGCGGATATATTTATACCCGACTTGGAAATCCTACATGCACTATGGCGGAAGATAAAATCGCTCTACTTGAAGGTGGCGAAGCGTGCGTTTCGGCAGCGTCAGGTATTGGCGCTATAACTTCTGCGATTTGGGTTTGTGTGGAGAAAGGCGACCATATCGTAGCATCTAAAACATTGTATGGATGCACTTATGCGTTTTTAAGTCATGGTTTGTCTCGTTACGGCGTTGAAGTTACTTTTGTAGATACTCGCAACCCTGAGAATGTTCGCAAAGCAATGAGACCTAATACAAAAATTGTATATCTTGAAACACCAGCTAATCCAAACATGTATATTAGCGATATACGCACTATTGCAGGTATTTGCCATAAGCAAGAAGGTTGCAAATTGATGGTTGACAACACATATTCTACACCTTTTATTACTCGCCCGCTAGAGCTTGGTGCTGATGTTGTTGTGCATTCTGCAACAAAATATTTGAACGGTCATGGCGATGTTATTGCTGGATTTGTGGTTGGTAAAAAAGATTATATTGACACAGTTCGTCTGTTGGGTGTAAAAGACTTGACAGGTGCAAGTTTGAGCCCATTCGATGCTTTTCTAATAAATCGCGGTTTGAAAACTTTAGAAGTTAGGATGGAAAGACATTGTGCTAACGCACAAAAAGTTGCCGAATTTTTAGAAAAACATCCTGCTGTTGAATCAGTTTCGTATCCGGGCTTAAAATCGTTTCCACAACACGAATTGGCAAAATCGCAAATGTCATTGCCGGGAGCTATGATAAGTTTTGAGCTGAAAGGTGGAATTGAAGCCGGAAAAAAACTTCTGAATGGTTTAAAACTGATAGTTATTGCAGTAAGTCTTGGCGATGCTGAAACTTTAATACAGCATCCTGCAAGTATGACACACTCGCCATACACACCAGAAGAGCGTGCAGCAAGTGATATTAGCGAAGGACTTGTTCGTATATCTGTTGGATTGGAAAATGTTGATGATATTATTGCTGATTTAGAACAAGCACTAAATAAATTGTAATTACTTCTTACAATAAGGATAAAAGAGTGTGTTCGTTATTGGATACGCTCTTTTTTTTGGAGCAAAATTTAAATTGCTGTTTGATAAAAATAATTTTGTGTTTAATATTTCACATCACGAATGAAGAAAAGCCAAGATTTGTTTTATTTGGATAATCATAACTTTTAAGATGATTTTAATTTTATTGAAAGGTTTAATTCTTAGTTGCTACTTATGTCGTTCTTTCAATATCTGTTCTATATCTTCAAGTTTTAATTCTTTGGTTTTTAGTAAAATTAAAAAATGATACAATAAGTCGGCAGCTTCGTTTTTAAACAAATTGATGTTGTTGTCTTTAGCTTCAATAACCAACTCAATAGCTTCTTCGCCAACTTTTTGGACAACTTTATTAATGCCTTTATTAAACAGCTTGTTGGTGTAGGAGTTTTCAGTGTTTTGGGCTATGCGTTGTTCAATCACTTTTTCCAATTTGTATAAAAATCCTTTTGGTGTCTCTTCTGCAAAACAAGAAGTGGTTCCCATGTGACAAGTTGGACCAAGAGGTGTTGCCTTTATAAGAATTGTGTCATTATCGCAGTCTTCCAATATGGAATCTACTATCAAATAATTTCCAGAAGTTTCTCCTTTTGTCCATAATTTGTTTTTGCTCCTACTGAAAAAAGTAACCTTACCATCAGCTTTTGTTTTCTCCAATGCTTCTTTGTTCATGTATCCCAACATTAAAACTTGTAAAGTATAGTTGTGTTGAATGATAACAGGAACTAAACCGTTTGTTTTTTCAAAATCTATTTTCATGATTTAATCTATTTATTATTTCTATATCCTTATAGGGATATTCCTTTTTATCAGAAAATTTTTTAATTGAGGAATTGGTATTTCGTTAAAGTGAAAAATGCTTGCTGCAAGTGCTGCACTTACGTTTGTTTTTTCAAACACATCGGCAAAATGCTGCATGGTTCCGGCACCACCCGAAGCGATAACAGGTATAGTAACAGCGGAAGAAACGGCAGCAGTAATATCTAGTGCGAAACCGTTTTTTGTACCGTCATTGTTTATGGAAGTGAGCAGGATTTCTCCAGCTCCGCGTTTTTCCACTTCTTTTACCCAATCTATCGTAAGTAGGGATGTTGCCATTTGTCCGCCATGAGTAAATACTTTCCATTTGTTGTTTTCTATTTTTGTATCTATTGCTACAATAACTGATTGATTTCCGAGTTGATTGGCTAATTCTGCAATAAGTTGAGGATTTTGTACTGCTGCTGTGTTTACGCTGATTTTGTCAGCACCCGCTTTAATAATTATTTTAGCGTCTTCAACACAACTAATTCCTCCGCCAACAATGAAGGGGATATTAATTTCATAAGCAATTTTCTCTACTAATGTTATGAGATTCTTTCGTTTTTCCACAGTTGCTGTAATGTCTAAAAACA encodes the following:
- a CDS encoding virulence RhuM family protein: MTQDKGNIIVYNTEDGNAKIEVRLENENVWLTQQQMAELYQSSRTNVVEHIKHIYEEQELDESSTCRKFRQVQTEGNRQVSRELPFYNLDMIISLGYRIKSRIATKFRIWATERLKEYIIKGFTMDDERLKNLGGGNYWHELLNRIRDIRSSEKVMYRQVLDLYATSVDYDPKSETSIEFFKIVQNKLHYATHGNTASEIIYNRADSEKPFMGLTVFSGEQPTMKDIVIAKNYLSEEELKILNNLVSGYFDFAEIQAMKRKPMYMSDYVTQLDNLLSASGENILQNAGTISHEKAINKAKAEYQKYQAKTLSPVEKAYLEHLKATQKLIEKKSKK
- the megL gene encoding methionine gamma-lyase yields the protein MSNEKLKKSGFATKAIHGGHQPNTFGALCAPIYQTSTFAFETAEQGGRRFALEEGGYIYTRLGNPTCTMAEDKIALLEGGEACVSAASGIGAITSAIWVCVEKGDHIVASKTLYGCTYAFLSHGLSRYGVEVTFVDTRNPENVRKAMRPNTKIVYLETPANPNMYISDIRTIAGICHKQEGCKLMVDNTYSTPFITRPLELGADVVVHSATKYLNGHGDVIAGFVVGKKDYIDTVRLLGVKDLTGASLSPFDAFLINRGLKTLEVRMERHCANAQKVAEFLEKHPAVESVSYPGLKSFPQHELAKSQMSLPGAMISFELKGGIEAGKKLLNGLKLIVIAVSLGDAETLIQHPASMTHSPYTPEERAASDISEGLVRISVGLENVDDIIADLEQALNKL
- a CDS encoding bifunctional phosphoribosyl-AMP cyclohydrolase/phosphoribosyl-ATP diphosphatase HisIE, whose translation is MKIDFEKTNGLVPVIIQHNYTLQVLMLGYMNKEALEKTKADGKVTFFSRSKNKLWTKGETSGNYLIVDSILEDCDNDTILIKATPLGPTCHMGTTSCFAEETPKGFLYKLEKVIEQRIAQNTENSYTNKLFNKGINKVVQKVGEEAIELVIEAKDNNINLFKNEAADLLYHFLILLKTKELKLEDIEQILKERHK
- the hisF gene encoding imidazole glycerol phosphate synthase subunit HisF gives rise to the protein MINKRIIPCLDIKDGKTVKGINFIGLRDSGDAVKLAKRYEKEGADELVFLDITATVEKRKNLITLVEKIAYEINIPFIVGGGISCVEDAKIIIKAGADKISVNTAAVQNPQLIAELANQLGNQSVIVAIDTKIENNKWKVFTHGGQMATSLLTIDWVKEVEKRGAGEILLTSINNDGTKNGFALDITAAVSSAVTIPVIASGGAGTMQHFADVFEKTNVSAALAASIFHFNEIPIPQLKNFLIKRNIPIRI